From Toxorhynchites rutilus septentrionalis strain SRP chromosome 2, ASM2978413v1, whole genome shotgun sequence, a single genomic window includes:
- the LOC129767316 gene encoding xenotropic and polytropic retrovirus receptor 1, which translates to MKFAEHLAAHITPEWRKQYIMYEEMKAQLYAAVEQSPSAELVDPEVLTRYFAKFDEQFFHFCDSELAKINTFYSEKLAEATRKFANLRSELSEILEHEENTKKKKDNLHRVKKNLLRKKNVSVRKIQDLKLAFSEFYLSLILLQNYQNLNFTGFRKILKKHDKLLNVDFGARWRAEHVESAHFYVNKDIDRLINETENIVTNEIESGDRQRAMKRLRVPPLGEQQSPWTTFKVGLFSGSLIVLCVAVAISALFNVTRNDWIVAFRLYRGPLLIVEFLFLWGINVYGWRSSGVNHVLIFELDPRNHLSEQHIMELASIFGVIWTLSVLGYLYADALSIPAYVSPLALYLLMAAFLFNPTKTFRHEARFWTIRILSRIVLAPFFFVNFADFWLADQLNSIVPAFLDVQYAICFYSTITNWNHVENLNECIDSSLWLRPLVAMLPAWFRMAQCLRRFRDTRDAHPHLANAVKYSTSFFVVIFSSLTQVTRGNYAKSTDNPWFYLWIIASIVSSCYAYTWDIKMDWGLFDSKANDNKFLRDEIVYSSNWFYYFAIVEDLILRFGWTLSMSLIELGYIDREIIVSILSPLEVFRRFIWNYFRLENEHLNNCGNFRAVRDISVTPMDCSDQTTILRMMDEEDGVRNRRTVKKITGKKKSEQRLLLREAESTEDLEMHTTQNRKIVWEI; encoded by the exons ATGAAGTTTGCCGAACACCTGGCGGCCCACATCACGCCGGAATGGCGAAAGCAGTACATTATGTACGAG gAGATGAAGGCTCAACTTTACGCAGCAGTTGAACAGTCTCCGTCGGCTGAATTAGTTGATCCCGAGGTGCTGACGCGGTACTTTGCCAAATTCGATGAGCAATTCTTCCACTTTTGTGACAGCGAGCTCGCCAAAATTAATACGTTTTATTCAG aaaaattagcTGAAGCGACTAGAAAGTTCGCCAATCTCCGATCGGAACTGAGTGAAATCCTAGAGCATGAGGAGAACACCAAGAAGAAAAAGGACAATCTTCATCGGGTGAAGAAAAATCTCCTCCGCAAGAAAAATGTTTCTGTGCGAAAAATCCAAGACTTGAAGCTCGCTTTCAGCGAGTTTTATCTGAGCTTGATCCTGTTGCAGAACTATCAGAACCTCAATTTCACCGGGTTCCGAAAGATACTGAAGAAGCATGATAAGCTGTTGAACGTGGACTTTGGAGCAAGATGGCGGGCGGAACACGTGGAATCGGCACatttctacgtcaacaaagaTATTGACCGGTTAATCAACGAAACAGAGAATATCGTTACCAATGAGATCGAGAGTGGTGACCGGCAGCGGGCCATGAAGCGGCTTCGGGTACCTCCGCTGGGAGAGCAACAGAGTCCATGGACGACGTTCAAAGTTGGTTTGTTTTCCGGGTCGTTGATTGTACTCTGCGTAGCGGTTGCCATCTCGGCGCTGTTCAACGTGACAAGGAATGATTGGATAGTAGCATTTCGTCTGTACCGGGGACCACTTCTGATTGTGGAGTTCCTGTTTCTCTGGGGCATCAATGTGTACGGTTGGAGATCTTCCGGTGTGAATCATGTGTTGATATTTGAGTTGGATCCCCGTAACCATCTTTCCGAACAACATATCATGGAGTTGGCATCGATATTCGGTGTTATCTGGACACTGAGTGTCCTCGGCTATCTGTATGCGGATGCATTGAGTATTCCGGCGTATGTAAGCCCATTGGCACTGTATTTACTGATGGCAGCATTTCTTTTCAATCCAACAAAAACATTCCGTCATGAGGCACGCTTCTGGACAATCAGAATACTCAGCCGAATCGTGCTAGCACCATTTTTCTTCGTCAATTTCGCTGATTTCTGGCTGGCAGATCAGTTGAATAGTATCGTTCCGGCATTTCTGGACGTGCAGTATGCCATCTGTTTCTACTCGACGATTACAAATTGGAATCACGTGGAGAATCTTAATGAATGCATTGACAGTTCGTTATGGCTTCGACCATTGGTGGCGATGCTTCCGGCTTGGTTCCGAATGGCGCAGTGTTTAAGGCGATTCCGGGATACTCGGGATGCCCATCCTCATTTGGCGAATGCGGTCAAATACTCCACGTCGTTTTTTGTGGTCATTTTTTCGTCGTTGACTCAAGTCACCAGAGGCAACTATGCGAAGAGTACCGATAACCCGTGGTTCTACCTATGGATCATCGCTTCGATTGTATCATCATGCTACGCATACACGTGGGATATCAAGATGGATTGGGGTTTATTCGATTCGAAAGCTAACGACAACAAGTTCCTGAGGGATGAAATCGTTTACAGTTCGAAT TGGTTTTACTATTTCGCAATCGTTGAGGATCTAATCCTACGCTTCGGCTGGACTCTGTCCATgagtctgatagagctgggctACATCGATCGGGAAATTATTGTGTCAATATTGAGTCCCCTCGAGGTGTTCCGGCGCTTTATCTGGAACTACTTCCGGTTGGAGAACGAGCATTTAAACAATTGTGGTAATTTCCGCGCAGTGAGAGACATCTCTGTAACACCGATGGATTGTTCAGATCAG ACAACTATCCTGCGCATGATGGATGAGGAGGATGGAGTTCGCAACCGGCGGACTGTGAAGAAAATTACCGGAAAGAAAAAATCCGAACAGAGGCTGTTGCTGCGGGAGGCAGAATCGACGGAAGATTTGGAAAT GCACACGACCCAGAATAGGAAAATCGTTTGGGAAATATAG